From the Primulina tabacum isolate GXHZ01 chromosome 15, ASM2559414v2, whole genome shotgun sequence genome, one window contains:
- the LOC142526860 gene encoding cytochrome c oxidase-assembly factor COX23, mitochondrial: protein MATSKAAYPSAARISDSECYPAYTASLKCLEMYHTDKSKCQDHFDIYKECKKKEREARLERNRNRSLFS from the exons ATGGCAACATCGAAAGCCGCATATCCGAGTGCTGCTCGAATTTCCGATTCCGAATGCTATCCCGCTTACACCGCATCTCTTAAAT GCTTAGAAATGTATCACACCGACAAGAGTAAATGTCAAGACCATTTTGACATTTACAAGGAATGCAAGAAAAAGGAG AGGGAAGCGCGTCTGGAACGCAATAGGAATCGGTCTTTATTCTCATGA
- the LOC142526707 gene encoding casein kinase II subunit beta-1-like, with protein sequence MNMYRDRGGGGSSKGGGDLLDRKRINDALDKHLERSSPSTSRNKGAAVTTTSTSAVTAAAGKGIDHRDNRSSSTINTSKNKCSDEESETDSEESDVSGSDGDDTSWISWFCNLRGNEFFCEVDDEYIQDDFNLCGLSSQVPYYDYALDLILDVESSHGDMFTEEQNELVESAAEMLYGLIHVRYILTTKGMAAMLEKYKSYDFGRCPRVYCSGQPCLPVGQSDIPRSSTVKIYCPKCEDIYYPRSKYQGNIDGSYFGTTFPHLFLMTYGHLKPQKPTQSYVPRVFGFKLHKP encoded by the exons ATGAATATGTACAGAGATCGCGGGGGAGGTGGCTCGTCCAAGGGCGGGGGAGATTTACTGGATCGGAAGCGAATCAACGATGCGTTGGACAAACATCTGGAGAGGTCGTCTCCTTCTACATCTAGAAACAAGGGTGCTGCCGTTACCACCACGTCTACCTCCGCCGTCACCGCGGCTGCCGGAAAGGGTATCGACCACCGGGACAATAGATCTTCATCTACCATCAATACTAGCAAGAACAAATGCTCCGATG AGGAGTCTGAGACAGACAGCGAAGAGTCTGACGTCAGTGGCTCTGATGGGGATGACACATCTTGGATTTCATGGTTTTGTAACTTGCGAGGAAATGAGTTCTTCTGTGAGGTTGATGATGAATATATTCAAGATGATTTTAACCTATGTGGGTTGAGCAGTCAGGTTCCCTATTATGATTATGCGCTTGACCTAATTCTGGATGTTGAATCTTCTCATG GTGATATGTTTACTGAGGAACAGAATGAGTTGGTAGAATCAGCTGCAGAAATGCTCTATGGCCTGATTCATGTCAGATACATTTTGACAACCAAGGGAATGGCTGCAATG TTGGAGAAGTACAAAAGCTACGACTTTGGAAGATGTCCTAGAGTTTACTGCTCTGGACAACCTTGCCTTCCAGTTGGACAATCAGACATCCCCCGCTCAAGTACGGTGAAGATATACTGTCCCAAATGTGAAGATATTTACTACCCCCGATCCAAATACCAAGGCA ATATCGATGGATCGTATTTCGGAACAACATTCCCACATCTGTTCTTGATGACTTATGGACATCTCAAGCCACAAAAGCCGACGCAGAGCTATGTTCCCCGAGTCTTTGGCTTCAAGCTCCACAAGCCTTGA
- the LOC142526774 gene encoding uncharacterized protein LOC142526774, with amino-acid sequence MHQKKSEVQIGTESSGVSSDFNPTPPLTPSYLSQKHPYFFHNIRSSPHQPSSVNNPTLQILIDDENQQQQESNDAFALRPTTPFKRPNIQQQFAASLTKTPTLSNALHRYGVSAQNPPTRFNLLCTRSQKFLTHFHHHLRLLRRRLRLRLHLRLILFLSLPFFYFLVSHPSSSFILDFLSAFAFSAALLFSLNLAIPRLPTIRLFLARSLPIKISSKDHISRSHLPVFWSIGSRMKADKKSISGCYVQAYSNGDVYEGEFHKGKCNGNGVYYYYMSGRYEGDWIDGKYDGYGVETWARGSRYRGQHRQGLRHGYGVYRFYTGDVYAGEWCNGQSHGCGIHTCEDGSRYVGEFKWGVKHGLGHYHFRNGDRYAGEYFADKMHGFGVYFFANGHRYEGAWHEGRRQGLGLYTFRNGETQSGHWQNGILDVPSTQSTISLVSPVAVNHSKVLNVVQEARRAAEKAYEVAKVDERVNRAVSAANRAANAARVAAVKAVQKQMHHRSNSDEIPVPVAYNFVTEDQSNR; translated from the exons AtgcatcagaagaaatctgaagTACAGATCGGAACAGAAAGCAGCGGCGTCTCTTCCGATTTCAACCCTACCCCACCCCTCACCCCTTCTTACCTTTCCCAGAAACACCCCTACTTTTTTCATAATATCCGATCAAGTCCTCACCAGCCTTCTTCCGTCAATAATCCTACCCTACAGATTCTTATCGATGATGAGAATCAACAGCAGCAGGAGTCGAATGATGCGTTTGCCCTCAGGCCCACCACTCCTTTCAAGAGACCCAATATTCAGCAGCAATTCGCCGCTTCCCTTACCAAAACTCCGACTCTGTCGAATGCCCTCCATAGATACGGGGTTTCCGCGCAGAACCCACCTACAAGATTCAATCTTTTATGCACCAGGTCTCAGAAATTCTTGACTCATTTCCACCATCACCTCCGCCTACTGCGCCGTCGCCTCCGCCTCCGCCTTCACCTCCGCTTAATCCTTTTCCTCAGCCTTCCCTTCTTTTATTTTCTGGTCTCCCATCCTTCAAGTTCGTTCATTCTTGATTTCCTCTCCGCCTTTGCCTTCTCCGCGGCGCTTTTGTTTTCTCTGAATTTGGCCATTCCACGACTTCCCACTATAAGGTTGTTCCTTGCCCGATCGTTACCGATCAAGATTAGCTCGAAGGATCATATTAGTCGGTCGCATTTACCAGTTTTTTGGTCAATTGGGTCGCGGATGAAGGCAGATAAGAAGTCAATATCGGGGTGTTATGTGCAGGCGTATAGCAACGGTGATGTGTACGAGGGTGAGTTTCACAAGGGCAAATGTAATGGCAATGGGGTTTATTACTATTACATGAGTGGAAGATATGAAGGGGATTGGATAGATGGCAAGTATGATGGTTATGGGGTAGAGACGTGGGCTCGGGGGAGCCGGTATAGAGGACAGCATCGGCAGGGACTTAGACATGGTTATGGAGTGTATAGGTTTTATACAGGAGATGTGTATGCTGGGGAGTGGTGTAATGGGCAGAGCCATGGGTGTGGTATTCATACTTGTGAGGATGGGAGCCGGTATGTGGGTGAATTTAAATGGGGTGTTAAACATGGCCTTGGACATTATCATTTTAG GAATGGGGATAGATATGCTGGAGAATACTTTGCTGATAAAATGCATGGGTTCGGGGTCTATTTCTTCGCAAACGGCCACCGCTATGAAGGTGCTTGGCATGAGGGTAGAAGACAGGGGCTCGGATTGTACACtttcaggaatggagaaacTCAATCAGGCCATTGGCAAAATGGAATTCTTGATGTGCCTAGCACTCAGAGCACCATCTCTCTCGTTTCTCCTGTTGCTGTTAACCACTCAAAAGTGCTTAACGTTGTTCAG GAGGCTCGACGAGCAGCGGAGAAAGCTTATGAAGTGGCCAAGGTAGACGAGAGAGTTAACCGAGCAGTATCAGCAGCTAATCGGGCAGCCAATGCAGCCAGAGTTGCAGCTGTAAAAGCCGTGCAAAAACAGATGCATCATAGAAGCAATAGCGATGAAATACCAGTTCCTGTGGCTTATAACTTTGTAACTGAAGACCAATCCAATCGTTAG
- the LOC142526762 gene encoding large ribosomal subunit protein eL43-like isoform X1 produces the protein MAKRTKKVGIVAKYGTRYGASLRKQIKKMEVSQHSKYFCEFCGKYAVKRKAVGIWGCKDCGKVKAGGAYTLNTASAVTVRSTIRRLREQTES, from the exons ATG GCCAAGAGAACCAAGAAGGTTGGCATTGTTGCGAAATACG GCACCCGTTATGGTGCTAGTTTGAGAAAGCAGATTAAGAAGATGGAAGTAAGTCAGCACAGCAAGTACTTTTGTGAATTCTGCGGGAAG TATGCAGTGAAAAGAAAGGCTGTTGGCATTTGGGGATGCAAGGACTGCGGCAAAGTGAAAGCAGGCGGTGCCTACACATTGAA CACTGCTAGTGCTGTGACGGTTCGGAGTACCATCCGGAGGCTGAGGGAGCAGACTGAGAGTTAA
- the LOC142526762 gene encoding large ribosomal subunit protein eL43-like isoform X2 codes for MAKRTKKVGIVAKYGTRYGASLRKQIKKMEYAVKRKAVGIWGCKDCGKVKAGGAYTLNTASAVTVRSTIRRLREQTES; via the exons ATG GCCAAGAGAACCAAGAAGGTTGGCATTGTTGCGAAATACG GCACCCGTTATGGTGCTAGTTTGAGAAAGCAGATTAAGAAGATGGAA TATGCAGTGAAAAGAAAGGCTGTTGGCATTTGGGGATGCAAGGACTGCGGCAAAGTGAAAGCAGGCGGTGCCTACACATTGAA CACTGCTAGTGCTGTGACGGTTCGGAGTACCATCCGGAGGCTGAGGGAGCAGACTGAGAGTTAA
- the LOC142526906 gene encoding metacaspase-1-like, producing MFMLVNCSHCRTPLQLPHGARSIRCAICQAVTQMGDPRNAPPPPHHAPMTRGPPPPPSPYNHAPPNPPPNPHGRKKAVIVGISYRFSRHELKGCLNDAKCMKYLLINKFQFPESSILMLTEEERDPYRIPTKQNMRMALYWLLQGCQPGDSLVFHYSGHGSRQRNYNGDEVDGYDETLCPLDFETQGMVVDDEINASIVRPLPHGVKLHAIIDACHSGTVLDLPFLCRMNRSGQYAWEDHRPRSGVWKGTNGGEVISFSGCDDDQTSADTSALSKITSTGAMTFCFIQAIERGHGTTYGTILTAMRAAIRDAGSSGGGLGDGAVTSLLTMLLTGGSVSSGGLRQEPQLTACEPFDVYAKPFSL from the exons ATGTTCATGTTAGTGAATTGCTCCCACTGTCGTACACCGTTACAGCTGCCGCATGGCGCCCGATCCATCCGATGTGCCATTTGTCAGGCTGTTACGCAGATGGGCGACCCTCGGAACGCTCCACCACCACCACATCACGCGCCTATGACTCGAGGGCCACCGCCTCCTCCCTCTCCTTACAACCACGCGCCTCCGAACCCTCCCCCGAATCCTCACGGCCGTAAAAAAGCTGTCATCGTCGGCATATCGTACAGGTTCTCCCGCCACGAGCTGAAGGGATGCTTAAATGATGCTAAGTGCATGAAATATCTCTTGATCAATAAGTTCCAGTTTCCAGAATCTTCGATTCTCATGCTCACTG AAGAAGAAAGAGATCCCTACAGAATTCCAACAAAGCAAAATATGCGAATGGCATTGTATTGGCTTTTACAAGGATGTCAACCAGGAGATTCCTTGGTGTTTCATTATTCTGGCCATGGTTCAAGGCAAAGGAACTACAATGGAGATGAAGTTGATGGATATGATGAAACCTTGTGTCCTCTTGACTTTGAAACACAGGGTATGGTTGTAGATGACGAGATTAATGCATCTATTGTGAGACCTCTACCTCACGGTGTTAAGCTTCATGCAATAATAGATGCGTGTCATAGCGGAACAGTTCTTGATTTACCGTTTCTATGCCGGATGAATAG GAGTGGACAATATGCGTGGGAGGACCATCGTCCTCGATCAGGTGTGTGGAAAGGAACAAATGGTGGTGAGGTAATTTCTTTTAGTGGTTGTGATGATGATCAAACCTCGGCTGATACCTCT GCTCTATCAAAAATCACTTCAACAGGTGCCATGACCTTCTGTTTTATTCAAGCCATCGAGCGCGGGCATGGAACCACGTATGGGACCATATTAACTGCCATGCGTGCAGCTATTCGAGATGCTGGCAGTTCAGGTGGCGGTCTTGGTGATGGTGCTGTTACATCGCTTCTTACTATGCTTCTCACAGGAGGTAGTGTTAGTTCTGGCGGCCTCAGACAG GAGCCACAATTAACTGCATGCGAACCTTTCGACGTGTATGCTAAGCCATTTTCATTATGA